A single region of the Hoeflea prorocentri genome encodes:
- a CDS encoding ABC transporter ATP-binding protein — MTHVSIKDLTKVYPGATEPSLDQLSLEIASGELTALLGPSGCGKTTTMKMIAGLLAPTSGDVAFDGRSILNDKPEHRGVVMVFQNYLLFPYMSVADNVGFGLKMRKVDKAEISRRVAEMLDLVKLPDLGSRRPSELSGGQQQRVALARALIVQPNVLLLDEPLSNLDAHLRFEMRDLIRSLQQEMGITTIFVTHDQEEAVVLADKVALILNGRLKQYDDADVFYKRPIDEATARFFGGQNFIEGDSDGSTFTSSFGSVALPEGVHKGKGKLTFRPENVRIGTELGSENVFHGTLEDKLYMGTQTRLKMRIGDERIDIISNPNEAEGMEPGQDIAVSLPPASLWVLSS; from the coding sequence ATGACGCATGTTTCCATCAAGGATCTGACCAAGGTCTATCCGGGAGCAACGGAGCCATCGCTGGACCAGCTGTCGCTGGAAATCGCCAGCGGCGAATTGACGGCACTGCTGGGGCCCTCGGGTTGCGGCAAGACGACGACGATGAAGATGATCGCGGGCCTGTTGGCGCCGACTTCGGGTGATGTCGCTTTTGATGGCCGGTCGATCCTCAATGACAAGCCGGAACATCGCGGCGTGGTCATGGTATTCCAGAACTATCTGCTGTTTCCCTATATGAGCGTTGCGGACAATGTCGGTTTCGGTCTCAAAATGCGCAAGGTCGACAAGGCGGAAATCAGCCGGCGCGTGGCCGAGATGCTCGACCTTGTCAAACTTCCCGATCTCGGCAGCCGCCGCCCGAGCGAACTGTCGGGCGGGCAGCAGCAGCGCGTTGCGCTTGCCCGGGCGCTGATCGTGCAGCCCAATGTCTTGCTGCTTGACGAGCCGCTTTCCAATCTTGATGCGCATCTGCGCTTCGAAATGCGCGACCTGATCCGCTCGCTGCAGCAGGAGATGGGTATCACAACGATCTTTGTCACCCATGATCAGGAAGAGGCGGTGGTGCTCGCCGACAAGGTGGCGCTGATCCTGAATGGCAGGCTGAAACAATATGACGATGCGGACGTGTTCTACAAACGCCCCATCGACGAGGCGACGGCACGGTTTTTTGGCGGGCAGAACTTCATCGAGGGCGATTCGGACGGTTCGACGTTCACCAGTTCGTTCGGTTCCGTGGCGCTGCCGGAAGGCGTTCACAAGGGCAAGGGAAAACTGACCTTCAGACCTGAAAATGTGCGTATCGGGACGGAGCTTGGGAGTGAAAACGTGTTTCACGGCACGCTGGAAGACAAGCTCTACATGGGCACGCAGACCCGCCTGAAAATGCGCATCGGCGACGAGCGGATCGACATCATCTCGAACCCGAACGAGGCCGAGGGCATGGAACCAGGACAGGACATTGCGGTGAGCCTGCCGCCGGCGAGCCTGTGGGTCCTGTCGTCATGA
- a CDS encoding ABC transporter permease, whose product MVGRESISMKGFRFLTGAVLITWLILPLIPLAIWSFARGWFFPSLLPKQWSLQAWEYAFSDTAGVLDSLWITIGIALAATVLSIIVGVPAGRALGLYRFRGKEIVELIILAPTIVPGIAVALGLHSVFIGLGLNNTVSGVILVHLIPTLPYMVLVMAGIFSNYDPSFEAQARSLGASAFKTFWYVTFPAILPGIIVGGLFAFLVSWSQYILTLLIGGGRVVTLPLLLFNFATSGRNDITGAIGMIYILPGIIILLLTARHLSGRSGAVGGFGRI is encoded by the coding sequence ATGGTCGGACGCGAAAGCATTTCGATGAAAGGGTTCCGGTTTCTGACCGGAGCAGTGCTCATCACCTGGCTTATTCTGCCGCTCATCCCGCTGGCGATCTGGTCGTTTGCAAGAGGCTGGTTCTTTCCGAGCCTTTTGCCGAAACAGTGGTCGTTGCAGGCCTGGGAATACGCCTTTTCAGATACGGCGGGGGTTCTTGACAGCCTGTGGATCACCATTGGTATCGCGCTTGCGGCCACGGTGCTGTCGATCATCGTTGGCGTGCCGGCCGGACGTGCACTTGGTCTCTACCGGTTTCGCGGCAAAGAGATAGTCGAGTTGATTATTCTGGCGCCGACAATCGTTCCGGGGATCGCTGTAGCGCTCGGCCTTCACAGCGTTTTCATCGGGCTTGGGCTGAACAACACGGTGTCGGGCGTTATTCTCGTCCATCTCATTCCGACACTGCCCTACATGGTGTTGGTAATGGCGGGCATTTTCTCCAACTATGACCCGTCTTTCGAGGCGCAGGCGCGCAGTCTCGGGGCATCGGCCTTCAAGACCTTCTGGTATGTCACATTTCCGGCAATCCTGCCGGGCATCATCGTCGGCGGCCTGTTTGCGTTCCTCGTATCGTGGAGCCAGTACATCCTGACTCTGCTCATCGGTGGCGGACGGGTGGTGACGCTGCCCTTGCTTCTCTTCAATTTCGCAACCTCGGGGCGCAACGACATCACCGGGGCCATCGGCATGATCTACATCCTGCCCGGTATCATTATTTTGCTTTTGACCGCTCGGCATCTCTCCGGTCGCAGTGGCGCTGTCGGGGGATTTGGACGGATATGA
- a CDS encoding sugar phosphate isomerase/epimerase family protein yields MKYSVHAGLWMAQWTDEITPILRIVADLGYDGVEVSLLGMSDEKAEALGSAVRDHGLEITCSDGLGPETDITSDDEAVRAAGLKHLEWAITTTAKVGARGLAGVVYAPWGVFDPANKAKRAARSAEAFAAVHPVLEAHDVTLGIEAINRFETDLVNTASEAVEMATASGSSRVGVLLDTFHLNIEEKDVRGAIADARDKLVHFHVSDNDRGVPGSGHVPWSDVKAGLNDAGYDGWIVAEMFVIAGNPASADLNIWRNIEPEATDAARRALAFMKETFS; encoded by the coding sequence ATGAAATATAGCGTGCATGCGGGCCTCTGGATGGCGCAATGGACGGACGAGATCACCCCGATCCTGCGCATTGTCGCGGATCTGGGATATGACGGTGTTGAGGTGTCGCTTCTCGGCATGAGCGATGAGAAGGCCGAAGCCCTTGGTTCCGCCGTGCGCGATCACGGGCTGGAGATTACGTGCTCCGACGGTCTCGGGCCGGAAACGGATATAACGTCCGACGATGAAGCTGTTCGTGCGGCGGGCCTGAAGCATCTCGAATGGGCGATTACAACGACAGCAAAGGTTGGCGCGCGGGGATTGGCCGGTGTCGTCTATGCGCCCTGGGGCGTGTTCGATCCGGCAAACAAAGCCAAACGCGCAGCCCGTTCCGCCGAGGCATTCGCCGCGGTTCATCCGGTGCTGGAAGCACATGATGTGACGCTTGGTATCGAGGCGATCAACCGGTTCGAGACCGATCTGGTCAACACCGCTTCGGAAGCCGTGGAGATGGCAACGGCGTCCGGTTCGTCGCGCGTTGGCGTGCTGCTTGATACATTCCACCTCAATATCGAGGAAAAGGATGTCAGAGGTGCGATTGCCGATGCCCGCGACAAGCTTGTCCATTTCCACGTCTCGGACAATGACAGGGGCGTGCCCGGATCCGGCCATGTGCCGTGGAGCGACGTCAAAGCCGGCCTGAACGACGCCGGCTACGATGGCTGGATTGTTGCCGAAATGTTCGTCATCGCCGGAAACCCGGCAAGCGCCGATCTCAATATCTGGCGCAATATCGAACCGGAAGCGACCGATGCGGCTCGGCGCGCGCTGGCATTTATGAAAGAGACATTTTCATGA
- a CDS encoding ABC transporter permease, with translation MSDRVKIVLLLAPAMIIIGVLFFGGLVIGLMRSFSYMPIIGLTEPNFDAYISIFTSREFYLSFLLTFYIAFVSTFISSVLAIGAALLLRRQFIGRAIVNFLFQLNLTVPHLVGAIGILYLFSQSGSFARLAAEWGMIARPSEFPALVFDPYAIGIILQYVWKEIPFIGVIVLANMQALGEDYESVARSLGANRWQAFIHVLLPLIFPGVLSASVIVFAFIFGAYEIPALLGANYPAALPVLAYRKYTDVDLAARPEAMAMAIVIALLSAVMIFLYVRYARRRVRS, from the coding sequence ATGTCGGATCGCGTGAAAATAGTGCTGCTCCTGGCACCGGCCATGATCATTATCGGCGTTCTGTTTTTCGGCGGTCTGGTGATTGGGCTGATGCGCAGCTTCAGCTATATGCCGATCATCGGTCTGACAGAGCCGAATTTCGACGCCTATATTTCCATCTTTACCAGCCGGGAGTTCTATCTCTCCTTTCTGCTGACCTTCTATATTGCCTTTGTCTCGACGTTCATCTCGTCGGTACTGGCAATCGGGGCCGCTCTGCTTTTGCGGCGACAGTTCATCGGTCGCGCCATCGTCAATTTCCTGTTTCAGTTGAACCTGACGGTGCCGCATCTGGTGGGTGCAATCGGCATTCTTTATCTCTTTTCGCAGTCGGGAAGTTTTGCCCGGCTTGCCGCTGAATGGGGTATGATCGCAAGACCCAGCGAGTTCCCGGCTCTCGTGTTCGATCCCTATGCGATCGGCATCATCCTGCAATATGTCTGGAAAGAGATCCCGTTCATCGGCGTCATCGTTCTGGCCAATATGCAGGCGCTTGGAGAAGACTATGAAAGCGTGGCGCGCTCCCTTGGCGCAAACCGCTGGCAGGCCTTCATCCATGTGCTTTTGCCGCTGATCTTCCCGGGCGTGCTTTCCGCCTCGGTGATCGTCTTTGCCTTTATCTTCGGCGCCTATGAGATTCCGGCGCTGCTCGGCGCCAATTATCCCGCCGCGTTGCCGGTGCTTGCCTATCGCAAATACACGGATGTGGACCTTGCAGCGCGGCCCGAGGCGATGGCGATGGCCATCGTTATCGCACTGCTCAGCGCGGTCATGATCTTTCTTTACGTCCGCTACGCGCGGCGCCGGGTCAGGAGCTGA